TGCGGCGTAGTGCCCCTTCATGCGCGCCACCTTGGCCACATAGGCGCGTGTTTCGGCCACAGGCAGGCGGCGGGTGAGGTCTTCATACAGTTCTTCGGCGGTCATGGCGTTGATGGCCTCCAGAGCTTCTTCATTGCTTTTGCCATAGAGCCGCAGAAAACGGTTGGGCCCCATGTTGTACGCCGCCACCGCGCAGTATTCGCGGGCGCGCGGGTCATACACCCCGGCAAAGTACCGTGTGAGCAGGATATGAAGATAGGTGGTTCCGTAGCGGATGTTGACTTCCGGCACGCTGAGTTCGTCAAAACTGATGTCGCCCGTATGTCCATACAGATACTTGTGCACTTCGCCGCTGGCGGTATCCGGCAGTATCTGCATGAGTCCCATGGCCGACTTGTTGCTCACAAGGGTGGTTGAAAAGGAACTTTCGCTGTGAATGATGGCATATACCAGTTCGGTGCTGATATTATACCGCCTGGCAAAATTTTCCACCAGCTGCTGGTAGCGCACGGCCCTGGCTGGCAGGCTGCCGTAAGTCAGGTTGTCGTCGTCCGCCAGCGCGCCGTCTTTTTCCGTCCGTCCCGGACGCGCCCTGCCGTCCGCCCGCGGAATAAAGGGACTGTAGCCCTCCAGCAGGGTTTCGGCGGCGAGCCAGCGCAGGGGCAGGCCCCTGGCGTCCAGAGCGTCGCCATACTGCGGCGGCTGCACGGCCAGAAGAAAGGGCATGGAGAATCCGTCCAGCGCAAGCAGGGGGGCAAGCTGAACCAGGGAGTCCTGACCTTTGGCAAAAAGCCCGTCTGGCTCCATCCCTGCGGGCAGGGGCGACCCGGCCGTGGCGACCGTGGCCACTGCGGGCGAAACCGCGCGGCGCAACGCCCACAGGCGCGAGCCGTCGCCGCGCGAAACAATGGGAGCGGGCATATCCTCAGGCCGCAGGCTGATCACCAGAGGGCTCGCCCGGCGGCGCACCTCATACCCTTCCCTCTGCGGCACAAAGCCTGCCAAAAGCCCCAGGAGCAGCAACGCGCCGCCGAGGCAAGAGGCTATGATGAGAAGGGTTCTGCGGGGCTTCATGAGTGTTCCTGTGCTCTGTGGGTCTTG
The sequence above is drawn from the Desulfovibrio sp. genome and encodes:
- a CDS encoding transglycosylase SLT domain-containing protein, whose amino-acid sequence is MKPRRTLLIIASCLGGALLLLGLLAGFVPQREGYEVRRRASPLVISLRPEDMPAPIVSRGDGSRLWALRRAVSPAVATVATAGSPLPAGMEPDGLFAKGQDSLVQLAPLLALDGFSMPFLLAVQPPQYGDALDARGLPLRWLAAETLLEGYSPFIPRADGRARPGRTEKDGALADDDNLTYGSLPARAVRYQQLVENFARRYNISTELVYAIIHSESSFSTTLVSNKSAMGLMQILPDTASGEVHKYLYGHTGDISFDELSVPEVNIRYGTTYLHILLTRYFAGVYDPRAREYCAVAAYNMGPNRFLRLYGKSNEEALEAINAMTAEELYEDLTRRLPVAETRAYVAKVARMKGHYAALQ